In the Actinomycetota bacterium genome, one interval contains:
- a CDS encoding NUDIX hydrolase, giving the protein MRERVLGSRTVFSGRILSLRVDEVEAADGHRSTREVIEHGGAVGMVVVHDGEVVLVRQYRHATGEVLLEIPAGRLEPGEEPEATARREMVEEVGLRAHALEHLATYYTAAGFSNELFHLYLAQECEPAAGETDEGEVLEVVRHPVGELDELISSGEVRDAKSLIGLLMLARRR; this is encoded by the coding sequence ATGCGGGAGCGGGTCCTCGGCTCCCGGACCGTGTTCTCCGGGAGGATCCTGAGTTTGCGCGTGGACGAGGTCGAGGCGGCGGACGGGCACCGGTCCACCCGCGAGGTGATCGAGCACGGCGGAGCGGTCGGGATGGTGGTCGTCCACGACGGGGAGGTCGTCCTCGTCCGGCAGTACCGCCACGCGACGGGCGAGGTGCTGCTCGAGATCCCGGCCGGACGCCTCGAGCCGGGCGAGGAGCCGGAGGCGACCGCCCGCCGGGAGATGGTCGAGGAGGTCGGGCTGCGGGCCCACGCCCTGGAGCACCTGGCCACGTACTACACCGCGGCGGGCTTCTCCAACGAGCTGTTCCACCTGTACCTCGCGCAGGAGTGCGAGCCCGCGGCGGGGGAGACCGACGAGGGGGAGGTGCTGGAGGTCGTCCGGCACCCGGTCGGTGAGCTCGACGAGCTGATCTCGTCCGGGGAGGTGCGAGACGCCAAATCGCTGATCGGGCTGCTCATGCTGGCCCGCCGGCGCTGA